A part of Entelurus aequoreus isolate RoL-2023_Sb linkage group LG03, RoL_Eaeq_v1.1, whole genome shotgun sequence genomic DNA contains:
- the LOC133646635 gene encoding putative E3 ubiquitin-protein ligase UBR7, producing MAETNTPEPQRDDVLANEEDLEKALCVLAGSDPENCSYSRGYVKRQAVFACNTCTPNAAEPAGICLACANKCHDGHDIFELYTKRNFRCDCGNNKFRDFQCQLIPAKDNENVKNLYSHNFSGCYCTCDRPYPDPDDQVNDEMIQCVVCEDWFHTRHLHCTMVEPEELLEMVCEACMNKAPFLWTYAAQFAVVSEKDEKVDVEGEERLQHSSAITNEAPSTSLECKKQEGAETRSLPCKRSHDEMTDSSGKSKTTACKLKDIQAQNVERPRRGAVFWPCSWRSELCTCISCKRAYVAAQVHFLMDESDSVLAYENRGLDEPFGQHPLMAVTSSMTRVQQLEFIYGYKELTAAITAFFHQCAAEKKVVTAEAVHQLFEELQARKRRRTNAGYQ from the exons ATGGCCGAGACAAACACACCGGAGCCCCAACGCGATGATGTGCTTGCAAACGAGGAGGATCTTGAGAAAGCTTTGTGCGTGTTGGCCGGAAGTGACCCAGAAAACTGCTCTTATTCCCGG GGCTATGTGAAGAGGCAGGCTGTGTTTGCATGCAACACATGCACCCCCAATGCTGCAGAGCCTGCTGGCATTTGCCTCGCCTGTGCCAACAAGTGCCATGATGGGCACGATATATTTGAACTATATACCAAAAG AAATTTTCGCTGTGATTGTGGGAACaacaaatttagggatttccaaTGTCAGCTCATTCCG GCCAAAGATAATGAAAATGTGAAAAACCTTTATAGTCACAACTTCTCTGGCTGCTATTGCACATGTGACCGGCCGTATCCAGACCCAGATGATCAG GTCAACGATGAGATGATACAGTGTGTCGTCTGCGAGGATTGGTTTCACACTCGG CATCTACATTGCACAATGGTGGAGCCTGAGGAGCTGCTGGAGATGGTATGTGAAGCTTGCATGAACAAAGCTCCTTTCTTGTGGACGTATGCCGCTCAGTTTGCAG TTGTGTCTGAGAAGGATGAAAAGGTTGATGTAGAAGGAGAAGAAAGACTCCAACACTCAAGTGCAATTACCAATGAAGCACCTTCCACCAGTCTTGAGTGCAAGAAACAGGAG GGAGCAGAAACCAGGAGCTTGCCTTGTAAAAGGAGCCATGATGAAATGACAGATAGCTCAGGAAAGAGCAAAACGACGGCTTGCAAGCTGAAGGATATCCAGGCCCAGAACGTGGAGCGACCCAGACGCGGTGCTGTGTTCTGGCCTTGCAGCTGGCGCTCTGAGCTGTGCACCTGCATTAGCTGCAAG AGGGCTTACGTAGCTGCACAGGTGCACTTTCTAATGGACGAGTCCGATTCGGTTCTAGCTTACGAGAACAGGGGCCTGGACGAGCCGTTTGGGCAGCACCCGCTGATGGCGGTGACGAGTTCAATGACCAGAGTCCAGCAGCTAGAGTTCATTTATG GCTACAAAGAGCTGACAGCAGCAATCACTGCATTTTTTCACCAATGTGCCGCAGAAAAAAAA